One Gemmatimonadota bacterium genomic region harbors:
- a CDS encoding crosslink repair DNA glycosylase YcaQ family protein: MKRLPLGREQILRYRRRAGALDQRLSSGAASIARAARAGLQDSMPRAALLSLHARVEGTPPDALADPALVQVWGPRYSAFAVPARDHALFTLGRMPDTPAKRREFERMAARLDALLDGGEMEADAAERALGAGRNRLRYATLTGRLLIRWDGARQPTVRVVPPPALDPFEARLELARRHLHVFGPTTQTAFARWGGVGAREARAAYQALLPELVPVRTPIGDAWILAGDAAELSAPPGPEAPARLLPSGDAYTLLQDDERALLVPDATRRATLWTPRVWPGAVLVEGEVVGVWRRAGGVVSVEPWQRLSGPQRDVVEAEAATLPLPGLNGGITVRWEG; the protein is encoded by the coding sequence GTGAAGCGTCTGCCGCTCGGGCGGGAGCAGATCCTGCGCTACCGTCGCCGGGCGGGAGCGCTGGATCAGCGTCTGTCGTCCGGCGCGGCGTCGATCGCGCGGGCGGCACGAGCGGGGCTCCAGGACAGCATGCCGCGGGCGGCGCTGCTCTCGCTGCACGCCCGCGTGGAGGGCACCCCGCCCGACGCGCTCGCCGATCCCGCGCTGGTGCAGGTCTGGGGACCGCGCTACAGCGCGTTCGCGGTCCCCGCGCGGGATCACGCCCTCTTCACGCTGGGACGCATGCCGGATACGCCGGCGAAGCGGCGGGAGTTCGAGCGGATGGCCGCGCGCCTGGACGCGTTGCTGGACGGGGGTGAGATGGAGGCCGACGCGGCCGAGCGCGCGCTGGGCGCGGGCCGCAACCGCCTGCGATACGCCACACTCACGGGACGGCTCCTCATCCGCTGGGACGGTGCACGGCAGCCGACCGTGCGCGTGGTGCCGCCCCCGGCGCTCGATCCGTTCGAGGCACGTCTGGAGCTGGCGCGTCGGCATCTACACGTGTTCGGTCCCACGACGCAGACCGCCTTCGCCCGCTGGGGCGGCGTCGGAGCACGAGAGGCGCGTGCCGCCTATCAGGCGCTGTTGCCCGAGCTCGTTCCCGTGCGCACCCCGATCGGCGACGCCTGGATCCTCGCTGGCGACGCAGCGGAGCTGAGCGCGCCGCCCGGACCCGAGGCGCCGGCCCGGCTGCTCCCCAGCGGCGACGCGTACACCCTCCTGCAGGACGACGAACGCGCGCTCCTCGTCCCTGACGCCACGCGCCGTGCGACGCTGTGGACGCCTCGCGTCTGGCCGGGCGCGGTGCTCGTCGAGGGTGAGGTGGTGGGGGTGTGGCGGCGCGCGGGTGGAGTGGTCTCGGTCGAGCCCTGGCAGCGCCTGTCCGGCCCGCAGCGCGACGTCGTCGAGGCCGAAGCGGCCACCCTGCCGCTGCCGGGCTTGAACGGCGGGATCACCGTGCGCTGGGAGGGCTGA
- a CDS encoding Rrf2 family transcriptional regulator — MHLTRFSDISLRALMLLSSTDGGRVSTAELARRLHVSRDHLMKSLQALADLGLVEGTRGRGGGFTLAEGGAGMRLGTLVRALEPNVALAECFLPASTCPLTGHCRLAGALEDAAEAFFAALDRHTIADLRPESRTLVQLGGNRVGPHH, encoded by the coding sequence ATGCACCTCACCCGCTTCTCCGACATCAGCCTGCGGGCGCTGATGCTCCTGTCCTCCACGGACGGGGGCCGCGTCTCCACCGCCGAGCTCGCCCGCCGGCTGCATGTCTCGCGTGATCACCTCATGAAGAGCCTGCAGGCCCTGGCGGACCTGGGGCTCGTGGAGGGCACGCGGGGACGGGGCGGCGGCTTCACGCTCGCCGAGGGTGGCGCCGGCATGCGCCTGGGGACCCTCGTGCGCGCCCTCGAGCCGAACGTGGCGTTGGCGGAGTGCTTCCTGCCCGCGTCCACGTGTCCGCTCACAGGGCACTGTCGGCTCGCTGGAGCGCTGGAGGACGCCGCGGAGGCGTTCTTCGCGGCGCTGGATCGCCATACCATCGCGGACCTGCGGCCGGAATCGCGGACCCTGGTCCAGCTCGGAGGCAACCGTGTCGGACCGCATCACTGA
- a CDS encoding ABC transporter permease: MTRRPQWGERVYARLLLLLPPAFRHRHADEMRGWFRDHLQAERDRGGALRFWWLILTDLVRTAVSEWWSVGARALGTRIPSRRSVRMVGITRDLRMGLRSLRRRPALVLVAGATIGIGVGSATAIYSVVHGVLLAPLPYDAPDRIMRVGKISEGRAGILSVSALDLGDLQERNRSFSALAASRPRGLTVSGDPDPEYIRAATVSSGFFDVLGRYPALGSHWSPDADREGGAPQVVLAHSLWQRRWGGSADIVGGAVVLDGTPFVVAGVMPPDFVPPEGLGQSGTEAWIPLSSLDPDARSQRRNGFLQVVGRLGDDATPESAGTELVALGAALSREYPEPGERTFGLAPLRSETVGDAGAILLPLLFAVGLLLTITCVNVAHLLLMRANERSHEMALRGWLGARRLHIVRQLLAEGLLLGLVGGLVGAALAAVAVDAFVALGPNDIPRISELAVDRHLFGITLALAFATSILFTLPPALRAARMAERGEAGGALARHSATKGKVRVRDALIVAECALAIVLVVAGGLLSTSLYRLAQVDPGFSSEGIGAMSVVLPATATPVELVDDFGRMIERIRTLPGIEAAGATANLPLSGNAQMLGLRSPGLLLGAEDEAQGGAPVDYQQVTSGYFAALDIPLRAGRLFSSYDDATSPPVAIVNQALATRIAGDGDVVGRRITLSDDPDGSRPIEIVGVVGDVRQKQLDQAAAPELFLPFPQRPTRRLDLVARTTGDDTALLSAMQGAIREVRPDLPVRRSVDMTRFMRDSIAERRFVALVLGAFGLCALGLTMAGVYGTLAFVVAARRQELGVRLALGASHHAIIRTVLERALRPALLGVGIGVLAALPVTRLLDALLFGVTRTDPTTFVGAVALVLGAACLASLEPARRALRVDPLSALRLE; this comes from the coding sequence GTGACGCGTCGTCCGCAGTGGGGCGAGCGCGTCTATGCGCGCCTCCTTCTGCTCCTCCCCCCCGCCTTCCGGCACCGACATGCCGACGAGATGAGGGGGTGGTTCCGTGACCACCTCCAGGCCGAACGCGATCGGGGCGGCGCCCTCCGCTTCTGGTGGCTCATCCTGACGGACCTGGTGCGCACCGCCGTGTCCGAATGGTGGAGTGTCGGCGCACGTGCGCTGGGAACCCGGATCCCTTCGCGGAGGAGCGTTCGCATGGTCGGAATCACCCGTGACCTGAGGATGGGCCTGCGGTCCCTTCGCCGCCGCCCGGCCCTCGTGCTCGTGGCGGGCGCGACGATCGGGATCGGAGTGGGGAGCGCCACCGCGATCTACAGCGTGGTCCACGGCGTGTTGTTGGCGCCGCTGCCCTACGACGCACCCGACCGGATCATGCGCGTCGGCAAGATCTCGGAAGGCCGCGCGGGCATCCTGTCTGTGTCCGCGCTGGATCTTGGTGATCTGCAGGAGCGCAACCGCTCCTTCAGCGCACTGGCAGCATCCAGGCCGCGGGGCCTGACGGTGTCCGGCGATCCGGATCCGGAGTATATCCGCGCGGCAACGGTCTCTTCCGGGTTCTTCGACGTTCTGGGACGGTATCCTGCGCTGGGCTCCCACTGGAGCCCGGATGCGGATCGTGAGGGCGGTGCGCCGCAGGTCGTGCTGGCCCACAGCCTCTGGCAACGACGGTGGGGTGGCTCCGCAGACATCGTCGGTGGAGCGGTGGTTCTGGACGGCACGCCGTTCGTGGTGGCGGGCGTCATGCCGCCGGACTTCGTCCCGCCGGAGGGTCTGGGGCAGAGCGGTACAGAGGCCTGGATTCCCCTGTCGAGCCTCGATCCCGACGCCCGCAGCCAACGAAGGAACGGCTTCCTCCAGGTCGTCGGCCGACTGGGGGATGATGCCACGCCCGAATCCGCCGGCACGGAGTTGGTCGCGCTCGGTGCCGCTCTCTCCCGTGAGTACCCGGAGCCTGGAGAGCGGACGTTCGGGCTTGCTCCTCTGCGAAGCGAAACCGTGGGCGACGCCGGGGCCATCCTGCTCCCGCTGCTCTTTGCCGTGGGCCTGCTGCTGACCATCACGTGCGTCAACGTCGCACACCTTCTGCTCATGCGCGCCAACGAGCGCTCGCATGAGATGGCCCTGCGCGGGTGGCTGGGCGCGCGCCGCCTGCACATCGTCCGCCAGCTCCTGGCCGAAGGCCTGCTTCTGGGTCTCGTCGGAGGGTTGGTGGGCGCAGCGTTGGCGGCCGTTGCGGTCGACGCCTTCGTCGCCCTCGGACCGAACGACATCCCGCGCATCTCCGAGCTGGCCGTCGATCGACACCTCTTCGGTATCACGCTCGCGCTGGCGTTCGCCACGAGCATCCTGTTCACCCTGCCACCTGCGCTCCGCGCCGCGCGGATGGCTGAGCGGGGCGAAGCAGGCGGCGCGCTGGCGAGACACTCCGCCACCAAGGGCAAGGTCCGTGTTCGCGACGCCCTGATCGTAGCGGAGTGCGCTCTCGCCATCGTGCTGGTCGTGGCCGGGGGCCTGCTCTCCACGTCGCTGTACCGCCTGGCGCAGGTCGATCCCGGTTTCTCTTCCGAAGGGATCGGTGCCATGTCGGTGGTCCTTCCCGCGACGGCGACCCCGGTCGAGCTGGTCGACGACTTCGGCAGGATGATCGAACGCATCCGGACATTGCCGGGAATCGAGGCCGCGGGGGCAACCGCCAACCTCCCGCTGAGCGGGAACGCCCAGATGCTGGGGTTGCGTAGTCCAGGCCTGCTCCTGGGTGCAGAGGACGAAGCGCAGGGAGGCGCTCCGGTGGACTACCAGCAGGTCACGTCCGGCTATTTCGCAGCGTTGGACATCCCTCTGCGCGCCGGCCGCCTGTTCTCCTCGTACGATGATGCCACCTCGCCGCCGGTGGCGATCGTGAACCAGGCGTTGGCGACGCGGATTGCGGGAGACGGGGACGTCGTGGGACGGCGCATCACCCTGAGTGACGACCCCGACGGCTCCCGCCCGATCGAGATCGTCGGTGTGGTCGGGGATGTCCGGCAGAAGCAGCTCGACCAAGCCGCCGCGCCGGAGCTTTTCCTTCCCTTCCCGCAGCGACCGACTCGCCGGCTCGACCTCGTGGCCCGCACGACCGGAGACGACACCGCTCTGCTGTCCGCCATGCAAGGGGCCATCCGCGAGGTCCGCCCCGACCTTCCCGTGCGACGCTCCGTGGACATGACCCGGTTCATGCGCGACTCGATCGCCGAGCGGCGCTTCGTCGCCCTGGTGCTCGGCGCGTTCGGCTTATGCGCGCTCGGTCTGACCATGGCGGGCGTGTACGGCACGCTTGCGTTCGTCGTCGCGGCGAGACGGCAGGAGTTGGGGGTTCGCCTTGCGCTGGGAGCGTCCCACCACGCGATCATCCGCACGGTGCTCGAGCGGGCGCTGCGACCCGCGCTCCTGGGTGTCGGGATCGGCGTCCTCGCGGCGCTTCCGGTCACGCGCCTGCTCGATGCGCTGCTCTTCGGGGTCACCCGGACCGATCCGACGACGTTCGTCGGCGCCGTGGCCCTGGTGCTCGGCGCGGCATGCCTTGCGAGCCTCGAGCCGGCCCGCCGCGCCCTTCGGGTCGATCCCCTGAGTGCCTTGCGGCTGGAGTAG
- a CDS encoding NUDIX domain-containing protein encodes MRFNPAVYDLWVFRREGPQVRFLVLRTSEEKAARHFNGGRFWQVPSGVFEGDESVPEAVDRHLTRLGLVAAAVWAGEHTYTIYNRRFHEIQVISVYGVEVSGAESALRLDPVEHSEHAWLGFEDALSRVHYRGLKDGLRSVQEYITGVPEPAPELRLR; translated from the coding sequence ATGCGGTTCAATCCCGCCGTCTACGATCTGTGGGTCTTCCGCCGGGAAGGCCCGCAGGTCCGGTTCCTCGTGTTGCGCACCTCGGAGGAGAAGGCCGCGCGCCACTTCAACGGGGGCCGTTTCTGGCAGGTGCCCAGTGGAGTGTTCGAGGGGGACGAGTCGGTCCCGGAGGCCGTGGACCGTCATCTGACTCGATTGGGACTGGTCGCGGCTGCGGTCTGGGCCGGCGAGCACACCTACACCATCTACAACCGCCGCTTCCACGAAATCCAGGTCATCAGCGTCTACGGGGTCGAGGTCTCGGGCGCGGAGAGCGCGCTGCGTCTCGATCCGGTGGAGCACTCGGAGCATGCCTGGCTCGGTTTCGAGGACGCGCTGTCTCGTGTGCACTACCGCGGCTTGAAGGACGGGCTGCGCTCGGTCCAGGAATACATCACCGGTGTGCCGGAACCGGCTCCCGAGCTGCGCTTGCGTTGA
- a CDS encoding hydroxylase, with product MQVWYLEFVTADVDGVCAAYEGAAGVVFGEPVPELGQARTAPLAGGGQVGVRAPMRKDEAPVVRPYWLVDDIRAAVSAVVAAGGTVAVPPMEIPGRGTFAIYLLGGNDHGLWQR from the coding sequence GTGCAGGTCTGGTATCTCGAGTTCGTGACCGCCGACGTGGATGGGGTGTGCGCTGCCTACGAGGGCGCTGCGGGTGTGGTCTTCGGCGAACCCGTCCCCGAGCTGGGGCAGGCGCGCACGGCGCCGCTCGCGGGCGGAGGTCAGGTGGGCGTGCGGGCACCGATGCGGAAGGACGAAGCGCCGGTGGTACGGCCGTACTGGCTGGTGGACGACATCCGGGCCGCGGTCTCCGCCGTGGTCGCCGCTGGCGGCACGGTGGCGGTGCCGCCCATGGAGATCCCGGGACGCGGAACGTTCGCCATCTACCTCCTGGGTGGGAACGACCACGGCCTGTGGCAGAGGTAG
- a CDS encoding M1 family metallopeptidase — translation MPRSRARAAAVAALLVLPPTAHAQQQTFTRADSLQGSYTSPGRVWWDVLRYDLDVRVDPQTRTFSGSNRLAFRVLEPGRELQIDLMEPLVMDSVVLDGARLPVRREGAAHFVTPARPLRAGAVETLTAFYHGEPREAPMPPWDGGVTWAADSLGRPWIATTDQGLGASVWWPVKDTQADEPDQGMRIAVTVPDPLIAVANGRLTDRSSHDDGTTTWRWSVSSPINTYGVALAIGHYVTYADTLQGEAGPLSLDFWPLDYRLADARRQFPQAATTLQCFEGWFGPYPWYEDGFKLVETPYLGMEHQSAIAYGNRYGNGYLGTDLSGTGLGLQWDYIIVHEIAHEWWGNHVSTKDIADMWVHEGFGTYAEGLYMECIAGPEAGATYLRGLRANIENDRPIIGPYGVYTEGSGDMYFKGAQMLHTIRQVLDDDARWREILRGIQATFGGGTVRGWEVEEYMTREAGIDLGPIFDQYLRTPQPPVLEWRRKGTTLEVRWADVVPGFDMPIALRLSDAGFTRVRPTERWQSAPLTLSDPSTFAVDPDWYVLVREAADR, via the coding sequence ATGCCGCGATCCCGCGCCCGTGCCGCTGCTGTCGCGGCGCTCCTTGTCCTGCCTCCCACGGCCCACGCACAGCAGCAGACGTTCACCCGGGCCGACTCCCTCCAGGGCTCCTACACGTCCCCGGGCCGCGTCTGGTGGGATGTGCTGCGCTACGACCTGGACGTCCGCGTGGATCCGCAGACCCGCACGTTCTCCGGCTCCAACCGGCTCGCGTTCCGCGTGCTCGAACCGGGCCGCGAGCTGCAGATCGACCTGATGGAGCCGCTCGTGATGGACAGCGTGGTGCTGGACGGCGCGCGGCTGCCGGTGCGCAGGGAAGGCGCCGCTCACTTCGTCACGCCGGCGCGACCGCTGCGGGCGGGCGCGGTCGAGACCCTGACGGCCTTCTATCACGGCGAGCCCCGCGAGGCGCCGATGCCTCCCTGGGATGGAGGCGTGACCTGGGCGGCGGACAGCCTGGGGCGTCCCTGGATCGCCACCACCGACCAGGGTCTGGGCGCGAGCGTCTGGTGGCCGGTCAAGGACACCCAGGCGGACGAGCCCGATCAAGGGATGCGCATCGCCGTCACGGTGCCCGACCCCCTGATCGCCGTCGCGAACGGGCGGCTGACCGACCGTTCGTCCCACGACGACGGCACCACCACGTGGAGGTGGTCGGTCTCGAGCCCGATCAACACGTACGGCGTGGCGCTCGCGATCGGCCACTACGTCACGTACGCGGATACGCTCCAGGGCGAGGCCGGCCCGCTCTCGCTCGACTTCTGGCCGCTCGACTACCGGCTCGCCGACGCGCGCCGCCAGTTCCCGCAGGCGGCGACCACCCTCCAGTGCTTCGAGGGATGGTTCGGGCCGTATCCCTGGTACGAGGACGGCTTCAAGCTGGTGGAGACGCCGTACCTGGGCATGGAGCACCAGAGCGCCATCGCGTACGGGAACCGCTACGGCAACGGGTACCTGGGCACGGATCTCTCCGGCACCGGGCTCGGGCTGCAGTGGGACTACATCATCGTGCACGAGATCGCGCACGAGTGGTGGGGGAATCATGTCAGCACCAAGGATATCGCCGACATGTGGGTGCACGAGGGCTTCGGCACCTACGCCGAGGGCCTCTACATGGAGTGCATCGCCGGTCCCGAGGCCGGTGCCACCTACCTGCGGGGTCTGCGCGCCAACATCGAGAACGACCGCCCGATCATCGGCCCCTATGGCGTCTACACCGAGGGCTCGGGCGACATGTACTTCAAGGGTGCGCAGATGCTGCACACCATCCGCCAGGTCCTGGACGACGATGCCCGCTGGCGGGAGATCCTCCGCGGCATCCAGGCCACGTTCGGTGGGGGTACCGTGCGCGGGTGGGAAGTGGAGGAGTACATGACCCGCGAGGCGGGCATCGATCTCGGCCCCATCTTCGACCAGTACCTCCGGACGCCGCAGCCGCCCGTGCTGGAGTGGCGGCGGAAGGGCACCACCCTCGAGGTTCGCTGGGCCGACGTGGTGCCCGGCTTCGACATGCCCATCGCTCTCCGGCTCTCCGACGCCGGCTTCACGCGCGTGCGTCCCACGGAGCGCTGGCAGTCCGCCCCCCTCACGCTCTCCGACCCCTCCACCTTCGCCGTCGACCCGGACTGGTACGTCCTGGTACGGGAGGCTGCGGACCGCTGA
- a CDS encoding cupin domain-containing protein — MSGTPRAPGPEDGRSFPARFSGPAFRYSLSEALETLRASDRPARNGHRQTTTFHRDGLTQVVFAFEPDGHLDRHTAPGLVLIQVLEGRFVLHAEEIDHDMMSGDVLILDPGVPHSVRAVEAGAMLLTVRLER; from the coding sequence ATGAGCGGGACACCTCGTGCGCCGGGGCCGGAGGACGGACGCTCCTTCCCCGCGCGTTTCAGCGGGCCCGCGTTCCGCTACTCCCTGTCCGAGGCGCTCGAGACGCTCCGCGCCAGCGACCGGCCGGCCCGCAACGGCCATCGCCAGACCACGACCTTCCACAGGGACGGGCTGACGCAGGTCGTCTTCGCGTTCGAGCCCGACGGCCACCTCGATCGGCACACCGCGCCTGGTCTGGTGCTCATCCAGGTGCTGGAGGGGCGGTTCGTCCTGCACGCGGAGGAGATCGATCACGACATGATGTCGGGAGACGTGCTGATCCTCGATCCCGGTGTTCCGCACTCCGTTCGCGCGGTGGAGGCGGGTGCGATGCTGCTCACCGTGCGGCTGGAACGATAG
- a CDS encoding DUF1801 domain-containing protein, with protein MAENKTVETDASVDAFLDSVPHEGRREDARALRALMERVTGAPARMWGPSIVGFGKYHYRYESGREGEMLRVGFSPRSSNLALYLTSKDEDSARIVARLGKHKAGASCLYVNRLADVDSDALEALIAHSWTLAAERYGAQA; from the coding sequence ATGGCCGAGAACAAGACGGTCGAGACGGATGCGAGTGTGGACGCCTTCCTCGACTCGGTGCCGCACGAAGGCCGGCGCGAGGATGCCCGCGCCCTGCGGGCGCTGATGGAGCGGGTGACGGGCGCCCCCGCGCGCATGTGGGGACCCTCGATCGTGGGGTTCGGGAAGTACCACTACCGCTACGAGTCCGGACGCGAGGGCGAGATGCTCCGGGTCGGATTCAGCCCGCGCAGCAGCAACCTCGCGCTCTACCTGACCTCCAAGGACGAGGACTCCGCCCGCATCGTGGCGCGCCTGGGAAAGCACAAGGCCGGCGCGTCCTGCCTCTACGTGAATCGTCTGGCGGATGTGGATTCCGACGCGCTCGAGGCCCTGATCGCCCACTCCTGGACCCTGGCCGCGGAGCGCTACGGCGCGCAGGCGTGA
- a CDS encoding group III truncated hemoglobin yields MSDRITEAQIRALVFSFYGAIREDPTLGPVFEARLSGRWEPHLEKMCDFWSSVLLASRRFTGNPAAAHVGLPGLQPEHFDRWLDLFHRTATALLPPHVAADVVGRAQRMRIPLERAAFPGAHEHEWGAPRSRVGTP; encoded by the coding sequence GTGTCGGACCGCATCACTGAGGCGCAGATCCGCGCGCTCGTCTTCTCGTTCTACGGGGCGATCCGGGAGGATCCCACGCTGGGTCCGGTGTTCGAGGCGCGTCTGAGCGGGCGCTGGGAGCCGCACCTGGAGAAGATGTGCGACTTCTGGTCGAGCGTGCTGCTGGCCAGCCGTCGCTTCACCGGCAATCCCGCTGCGGCGCACGTCGGCCTGCCGGGCTTGCAGCCCGAGCACTTCGATCGCTGGCTCGACCTGTTCCACCGCACGGCCACCGCGTTGCTCCCCCCGCACGTGGCGGCCGACGTGGTGGGTCGGGCGCAACGCATGCGCATTCCGCTGGAGCGCGCCGCCTTCCCGGGCGCGCACGAACACGAGTGGGGTGCGCCGCGCTCCCGGGTGGGCACGCCATGA